In the genome of Entelurus aequoreus isolate RoL-2023_Sb linkage group LG08, RoL_Eaeq_v1.1, whole genome shotgun sequence, one region contains:
- the LOC133655961 gene encoding germ cell-specific gene 1-like protein, translating into MLEKMSRRNRSLLSLSLTSLALTLSVSAFCTSYWCEGTHKVVKPLCLSPVKMKNCGQNNSQPYTTEAPTPDPRNPPSNVTLTPRQKEELAIIRRKQLANAVHYIWETGEDKYMLRYFHTGFWLSCEKHNEGEDQEEKCRSFIELTPGETQGVLWLSVISEFMYIGLLAMGFLLMWVEAICLCAKREMNALKINAYAAMCTVLSGLMGMMAHMMYTTVFQMTVSIGPKDWRPQTWDYSWSFAMAWLSFSCCMAAAVATLNSYTKTLIEMKHRARLRLEEARSTARAPSYEEVVRAGGGVYSVSQLIHLGQQRALMDPLWPRGVGPAVGPLACSAGGALLVGGGGIGVGGMGAIAIGSGGPFGEQPVGDPHGLVVVEGCGIDGCEDCERELDDMDYAMQEREDSLC; encoded by the exons ATGTTGGAGAAGATGTCCAGACGCAACCGGTCGCTCCTGTCGTTGTCGCTGACCTCACTGGCGCTCACCTTGTCCGTGTCGGCCTTCTGCACGTCCTATTGGTGCGAGGGGACCCACAAGGTGGTCAAGCCGCTCTGCCTGTCGCCCGTCAAGATGAAGAACTGCGGTCAGAACAACAGCCAGCCCTACACCACAG AGGCACCCACGCCAGACCCCAGGAACCCACCCTCCAATGTGACGCTGACGCCCAGGCAGAAGGAGGAGTTGGCAATCATCAGGAGGAAGCAGCTGGCCAACGCCGTCCACTACATCTGGGAGACGGGAGAGGACAAGTACATGCTGCGCTACTTCCACACCGGCTTTTGGCTCTCCTGTGAGAAGCACAACGAAG GTGAGGACCAGGAAGAAAAGTGTCGCAGTTTCATCGAGCTGACGCCAGGAGAGACTCAGG GCGTCCTGTGGCTGTCGGTAATCAGCGAGTTCATGTACATCGGCCTGCTGGCCATGGGCTTCCTGCTCATGTGGGTGGAGGCCATTTGCCTGTGTGCCAAGAGGGAGATGAACGCCCTCAAGATCAATGCCTATGCCGCCATGTGCACCGTGCTGTCAG GCCTGATGGGCATGATGGCCCACATGATGTACACCACCGTCTTTCAGATGACCGTCAGCATTGGCCCCAAAGACTGGAGACCTCAGACGTGGGACTACAGCTGGTCCTTCGC CATGGCGTGGCTGTCGTTCAGCTGCTGCATGGCGGCCGCCGTGGCCACGCTCAACTCCTACACCAAGACACTCATTGAGATGAAGCACCGTGCTCGCTTGCGGCTTGAGGAGGCCCGCTCCACCGCCCGCGCCCCTTCCTACGAAGAGGTGGTTCGAGCGGGTGGTGGGGTCTACTCCGTCAGCCAGCTGATCCAcctgggccagcagagggcactcATGGACCCCCTTTGGCCTCGGGGAGTGGGCCCGGCCGTCGGGCCACTGGCCTGCAGTGCAGGCGGGGCACTGCTTGTCGGTGGCGGAGGGATTGGAGTCGGCGGAATGGGAGCCATCGCGATAGGATCAGGGGGACCTTTTGGGGAGCAGCCTGTGGGGGACCCTCATGGCTTAGTTGTGGTGGAAGGGTGCGGTATCGACGGCTGCGAAGACTGCGAGAGAGAGCTGGATGACATGGACTATGCTATGCAGGAGAGAGAGGATTCGCTTTGCTAG